One genomic window of Rhodothermus sp. includes the following:
- a CDS encoding VWA domain-containing protein, with amino-acid sequence MTFAAPWWLGLLALLPVLIGIRWWQHRRAGGDLRYSSIHPLREAPRTFWSRLRGLPFALRLIALALGILALARPQERYVFEERTIEGRDLMLVLDLSSSMLAQDFSPSRFEVARRTAIQFIQGRQADRIGLVVFAGQAFTQVPPTLDYRFLQTILKRLQVGRLEDGTAIGTAIATAINRLKNSEARSKVIILLTDGQNNRGEIDPLTAAELARQIGIRIYTIGLSGHGEAPYPVQTPFGTQRQPVPVEIDETMMRKVAEKTGGRYFRATDARTLQAIYAEIDRLEKSPVAVTRYETVRERFAIFLVPALLLMLLEVVLRNTRLRRLVVT; translated from the coding sequence ATGACCTTTGCGGCACCTTGGTGGCTGGGGCTCCTGGCCCTGCTGCCTGTACTGATCGGTATACGTTGGTGGCAACATCGCCGCGCCGGGGGCGATCTGCGCTACAGTAGCATTCATCCCCTTCGGGAAGCCCCTCGAACGTTCTGGAGTCGCCTGCGGGGGCTTCCCTTTGCATTGCGTCTGATTGCGCTGGCGCTGGGCATTCTGGCACTGGCTCGACCTCAGGAGCGATACGTCTTCGAGGAGCGCACGATCGAAGGGCGTGACCTGATGCTTGTGCTCGATCTATCGTCATCAATGCTTGCACAGGACTTTTCGCCCAGTCGTTTCGAGGTAGCGCGTCGCACAGCCATACAATTTATCCAGGGACGCCAGGCTGATCGTATCGGGCTCGTGGTTTTTGCCGGACAGGCCTTCACGCAGGTGCCCCCCACGCTGGACTATCGTTTTCTTCAAACCATCCTGAAACGCCTGCAAGTTGGCCGTCTCGAGGATGGCACAGCCATCGGGACTGCTATCGCTACTGCGATCAATCGGCTCAAAAACTCGGAAGCCCGTAGCAAAGTGATCATCCTGCTGACCGATGGTCAGAACAACCGGGGCGAGATTGACCCACTCACAGCGGCCGAGCTGGCGCGACAGATCGGTATCCGCATTTACACAATCGGGCTCAGCGGTCACGGCGAAGCCCCTTACCCGGTGCAGACGCCGTTTGGCACGCAGCGGCAACCCGTTCCTGTAGAGATCGACGAGACGATGATGCGGAAGGTGGCCGAGAAAACCGGAGGGCGTTACTTCCGGGCCACCGACGCCCGAACGCTTCAGGCTATCTACGCCGAAATTGATCGGCTGGAGAAAAGCCCGGTGGCGGTCACCCGATATGAAACCGTCCGGGAGCGTTTCGCAATCTTTCTGGTACCTGCCCTGCTGTTAATGCTGCTGGAAGTTGTGCTGCGCAATACCCGGCTACGTCGTCTGGTGGTCACATGA
- a CDS encoding VWA domain-containing protein, whose amino-acid sequence MKLHWLHPEGLWTLVAVPGTALLLWWASRRRQRDLQRLGDPGLIAQLIASAPGRARLRAALLLTAIALLGLALAGPRMGLQLRQAEHRGLDLLIALDVSSSMLAEDVAPNRLTRARYELYRLLDRLEGDRVGLILFAGDAFLQCPLTTDYGAVRLFLDMADPSLIPTPGTDYVRMIQVALQAFEAQKPDETPRSRVLLVVSDGENHAEGFEQALRKLQEAGIERLALGVGESEGTPIPIYRDGRRAGVKRDAAGRVVYTRLEPATLQALAGSGRYLHLGRTDHVVPALLEQLDGFSRTLIATETFETYAERYQWPLALALLLLTLEALLPERRQTLQPA is encoded by the coding sequence ATGAAGCTGCACTGGCTCCATCCTGAAGGACTCTGGACGCTGGTCGCCGTGCCCGGCACGGCACTGCTGCTATGGTGGGCATCACGTCGTCGGCAGCGCGATCTGCAGCGCCTGGGCGATCCCGGGCTTATTGCGCAGCTGATTGCATCGGCTCCCGGTCGCGCCCGGTTGCGTGCCGCGTTGCTTCTGACAGCCATTGCCCTGCTCGGGCTGGCCCTCGCCGGCCCCCGTATGGGCCTGCAACTACGCCAGGCAGAGCACCGAGGCCTCGACCTGTTGATTGCGCTGGACGTATCGTCTTCGATGCTGGCGGAAGACGTAGCCCCCAATCGACTGACCCGTGCCCGCTATGAGCTGTATCGCCTGCTTGATCGGCTGGAAGGCGATCGGGTCGGATTAATCCTGTTTGCTGGCGACGCTTTCCTGCAGTGCCCGCTGACTACAGATTATGGTGCCGTACGGCTGTTTCTGGACATGGCCGATCCGTCGCTGATTCCAACGCCGGGTACGGACTATGTCCGCATGATCCAGGTGGCCCTGCAGGCCTTTGAAGCTCAAAAGCCAGACGAAACGCCACGCAGCCGCGTGCTGCTGGTCGTCTCCGACGGTGAAAATCACGCCGAAGGGTTCGAACAGGCCCTCCGCAAGCTACAAGAGGCTGGTATTGAACGACTGGCCCTTGGCGTAGGCGAATCCGAAGGGACCCCTATCCCGATCTACCGGGATGGCCGCCGCGCCGGCGTCAAGCGTGATGCGGCCGGTCGGGTTGTGTACACCCGTCTGGAACCAGCCACGTTGCAGGCCCTGGCCGGATCGGGAAGGTATCTGCACCTCGGGCGCACCGATCACGTAGTGCCGGCCCTGCTGGAACAACTGGACGGATTCTCCCGAACCCTGATCGCCACCGAGACGTTCGAAACCTATGCCGAACGTTATCAGTGGCCGCTGGCACTGGCGCTGCTGTTGCTGACGCTCGAAGCACTGCTGCCCGAACGCCGTCAAACACTCCAGCCTGCCTGA